A region of the Aphelocoma coerulescens isolate FSJ_1873_10779 chromosome 1, UR_Acoe_1.0, whole genome shotgun sequence genome:
AACATAAGCTGAATTCATGTGCAATGTTaacagataaaatattttctatatttaaaaaaaattcccaacatTGATTTCTATCCAACTCCCTAACAAACACCACTCCTACAGATGAGTCTTTTCCAGCTTAATTCTTTTAAATCAGATTAATAAACAGGTGAAATTAAAGCCATTAGCACATTTTGGTTATTTTGTTCAGTTAATTTGCCCGGCTTTCTGTAAAATGGCaagaattaaaagaaatctgaaaaaaatacctCAAAATTTATGCTTTCTGCAAGAATCACCTTCCCCTTGCAACAATACAGTATTTCAATACTTATTGCCACACTTCAAACACAGGTGCTGTATTTATAAACAAATGATCATAGTATTAACTCCTAAAAAAGGCTGAACTGCAAGCTTTGACTGAACCACCAAGTCTTCTACCAGCACATAGTAAGAACTCTACTGCATCTGGAATACTTCTGCAGTGACTGTAACAGATTAAATTTTGACATCTTCAGTGATGTATCTTAGTCTTTATTTTGCTTATTAAGAATGCAGTATAAGTGAAAGATGTCAATTACCTAACCAGTGTTTTGTTTACAAATTCTTTATAACAAACTTGAAAAATGCAATGCCTGCATAATCAGCAGAATATATACtattatttcttatttcttcctATGATATTCACTACTGGCTTGTGTTTGTAAGGAAACAGTGGCCTAGGTGGATCTTTGGTGCATGGGGCCTGGGAGTTTAAATCCTAAATACCAAACCCATTGCAGCTAGCTTTGCAAAAATGTGTCTCACAGCTCCTTAATTACCATCTCAGACCCCTCTGAATGCCACTACAGTACTCTACAATGCATCTTAAACTCTCATCCTTGTGAAAAACGCAAACTCCATAATTCATTTAGTATATTTAAACACTCTGTTGGttaaacaaaaaatttaaaaaaaccaaacccacattTTGTTTGCAAGTTTGATACTTGCAGCAGAGCCGTAGGTCCAAAATCGAGTCAGAGATGATCTGCTCTTTTCTGTGAGTTGACCTGGGATAAATTAAACTCTTTCTATTGACAAAGCCAGACATTCTAGATATATTTATCCTTCTCATGGCCCAGCTAAGATATCAGATGTTGAAAAGGAACAAACAAACCACTCTGAATTTCAAGTCACTATTCAAAATACACGTAGGTTATGAAACTATAGTAACAATTACACGATTAAAACTTGCACCCAACAggcagaattaatttttaatgtactTATCAACAGATCAGACCCACATACAGAACTGACCTGCTCGGATGACACCTGTAGCTGTCTTGTGAGGTCATCTACCTGATGTTCAAGATTATTTGCTCTGCCTTTTTCAGAATCCAGCTGTTCTCCTTGCTTGTCGTATTCCATCAAAAGATTCTTAACACATACAAACACAAAGGCATAATTTTTTACAAGATGTATTGCATAAGCACATTCTACACCTCTGATGTGTGCCTACCTAATATTTCAGTATAGGAGTTGTCTTACTGCACATCAGAAATACCAGAATGAAATTAAAGCTATGATTCCATTACAGACTCTGGGAGAAACCCCTTCCAGTTCATGAAATTCTAGAATAATTCAGGTTGGAAGACAGCTCAGTAGGTGTTATCCTACTGCTTAAAGTAGGGTCAGCAGTGAGATGAGCCCAGGTTACTCAGAGTTTTGTCCAATCGGGTCTTTCCAAGGACCTGTCTCCAAGGGTGGAGATGGCTACTCCACTGGACAACCTATTCCAAAGCTCAACCACTCTCACAGCATAAAAATCCAGGTATCCAGTTGGAACCTCTCATTTCAATTGAGGACTACTGTCTGACCTTGCACCACCATTAACAACCTGGCTCTATTCCCATCATAATGTCTTTGTAGGTACTGGAAGACTTGTATTAGGTTCCTTTgaagtcttctccaggctgagcaacttCTCATCGCTTATTCCGGTCTCTTGACCAACCTGGTCATCCCTCCACTGAAATAGCTTCAAGTcatcaatgtctttcttgtatttGGGGGTAGAAGGAAGGACAAGACTGGATGCAATATTCTCAATgatgtcacagaatcatttagatgGGAAATGACCTTTAAGATGATTGAGTCCAACAgtaaacccagcactgccaaatccaccACTAACCCACGTCCTTAAGTGCTGTGTTTACTTTACATACTTGTATATAAAGTGCTTGCTGTGTTTACTTACTATACTTTAAATACcaccagggatggtgactccgtTGTTCCTCTGTTAGAATGCCTGAGCACCCTTCTTGTGAAGAAATTGTTCCtaacatccaatctaaacctcccctggtggaACTTAAGGCTATTTCCCTCTGTCCTATCACTTGCTGCTTGGGAGAAAAGACTGATACTCACCTGGCTACATCCTCCTTTTGGGTGGTTGTAAGAGAGCAATAGAGCCTCCCCCAGGGcctgcttttctccagactaCACAACCCAAGttccctcagcttctcctcatAAGTCTTATGGGGAACAGCTTTCTCTTGGGGAAGCAATGCTGACTTGTCACCTGCTTCTGCCTTCATGTGTCCAGAGGTGTACTCCAAAAAGACTCGCTCCCAAGGAACTACAAGTTTGTCTTCATCATTTAAGGATTTTCAAATGGAGCTTCAACTTTATGTACTTCGAAGAATTCACAGGGATTTATGTTTTGCCTCAGCAACACATTGTTTGGTATGTATGATGCTAGATTCAAAaggtttaaaaataacattccAGTAGAAAGGAAGTGCCTCATTTTCTTCTGACAGCAGCTGCACGGTTCCATTAAGAGAACCTTACATTTCTGGATTCTGGTATTCAATTGCActgacacaatttttttttgccaaatataGTTGTGCAAGTAGATAGGAATGTATATCCAGGCTAGGCTTCAGACCCGAAGTATTTTCTGACAGTTTACGGTCTTTTGTGAATGCAGCACTACCGCCTACCTTATAGCTTTCAGCTCCTTGAATGACATCTTTCATTGATGCAGACAACTGATCTTTTTCTGATCGAACCAACTCCAACTCTTCCTTCAGAGTCTGCATCTTAATAAAAAGAAGTGTGTGTCATTAAAACAGAACCCCCCATGCAGAATCTTCTTCATATTAGGAAGTAGTCAGGGTACCTCTTTTCGGCTGGCATCTAattctttctttgctttcacAGCAAccactttaattttatttagctTCTCTCCTTTTTCAGCAGATTCTTTTTCGAGCATccctaaaataaatacataagaaaattaaaaattacacctttccatttcttcccaagaagtgaaatgaaatgaaattcaaTTAGAACACAAACATCAGCATGactttaaaaccaaacaaaatataAAGCAGGGGGGGATGTTCAAGTGTTTCATTCAGTTAAGCATTTAATTTGAAGCTAAAACATCCAGACAGAGAGCTTAGGGGCAATCCTTCCCTGGACAATCTTTCCCTGTTTCAGAAGCTTCCATCACAGTTAAGAGCCATATTCCTGTCTACTTCTACATAAATTTAATAACTCAGAAGCATTTTCCTGCTAATGTGTTGGGATAACTGCAATAAAGCAACAGTAGTTTTGGCAGTGttgcttccctttccttctggtAGCCTCAAGGATTCTTACTGACAAGTTAcccacatttaaaaaataaatattaaatccACTGCACTGTTTATCAACAGatgtacagaggaaaaaaaagccttaaaaagTATCAAATCATATCCAACTTAAAATTGCTAACAACATTTAAAATTCCCAATGGAAGGAATAATGCAGGAAGCTCATTAATACCTACTTCCCCATCTTCCTCAACTTGTGGAAATACAATTATGACAATtatgcaaagaaagaaaaagtaacaaTCCAAAGAAGCCAaaccatttaaataaaaaaaaagtgagaaagaTACCAATTTTTTCTTGAAGCTCTGCTACTGAAGACTGTTGATCAGTTTTCTCAGTCATTGTCTCCATTACATTCTGTATTATAAAGATAGATATAAGAAGTATTACAAAAATTTCTTTGTGGTATCTGCATTTTCCCTAAAAAGCCACCAGAAGTTTTAGCTACAGCTAAAACTGTCTATGCTCTTACTACCAAGAAAGCCTTTATGAACAACTTCGTATCAGCTTGGTGAAAGTAGTTATGTTGAAAGCAGAACATTCCAACCTTTTAAGAGCTGCTTTCCATCCTGTCCAAGCACAAAAAAAGGAGAGACACCCTCATTCTGGAGCTGTCAGCTTTACATAACCAGCAATTCCCAAGACCTGAAGTTAATGCAGATCAAGCAGTTTTGTTTGAGATGGAACCACAGAAAGTTAGAGGTGAAAGATTATGAAGTCAGTTAGTCCATCTAGCCAATTGATTGTTTTGAGGGCTATTGATAGGAAGAAAGGTTCAACTACAAACAACTTTTGTCAAAAAAGCTTAAtgattggttttgtttcatttttttttcctgggggaAAGAAGGGAATTCTGAGGTGCTAGAAAACTCAGAAACACGTACTTCCTAGAAGGGAAACTCACTTTCaggccaagggaaaaaaaaaagaaaaaaaaagaaaagagagaattgAAAGTATTTTTTGAACCTTAATTCTGAAGACTTTAGAGGTTTAGTCTTTATACTTCAATAACAAAATATAACCTTTAGAGAACTCAGTTCGTCTTTCACATTTCTAAGCTCAGTTTCCTTTTGTTCCAGAATGAAATTTAAGTCGTCTTGTTTTTCAGATCCTTTTTGCTGTTCTTGTATTTGATTTTCATAAAGAGCAAGTTTTTGACTGATCTCTTCAATATTAGCTAAAAGATCTTGATTTTCAATCCTTGTTTTTTCACTGACATTCCTCAGCTCCTGGATATCATGTTGAAGAGCCTCTTTTTCAGACAACGCTCCTTCCAGTTCTTCTCTCAAgagattcttttctttttcaaaatccTGAATCAGGGATCTATGTTCTCTATGTTGAGCCGCATTTTCTTCCTCTAATCTCTCAACTTCCTGCTGCAAATGAActacttcctcctccttttgtaGAGCAAGGCACTGCTCTTCTTTAATTTTTGACAAGCATTCATTTGCAATTTTTATCAAGTTAAGAGAATCATATTCTTCATTAGAATCTGAAATGCTGAACCCCACTTGCTCAAGTAGGTGGTACAGCTGAGTTCTTACATGGGATGTGTGCACTTGTTCATTTTCAAGTAATGTTGCTATATGGTCTTTTTCTGCAGTCATCATTTGTAGTTTCTTTTCTAAGTTTTCAGACTGCTCTTTCAATACTAAACAACCATCTTTTTCAGATGTAGTCTTTCCCAGCTCTTCACTTAATTCACCTTTTTCCTGAATGAGTTTCTTGTTTTCCTCACGAAGAGTGTATACTTCAGATGAAAGCTGCTCTTTATCACGCACAAGACATTCAATCTGTTTTTCTAGTTGCTCTAGCATTTGAACATTTTCACCCTTTGAAGTTAAAGCTTCATTCAATTTCTCTGTTAATTCCTCTACCTTTTCCTTCAGGTCATTATTGTATTGGTTAGCAACATCTACTTCTTGCTGAAGTTCCTGAATTTTAACTTGTTCTTGCTTGCACCTTTCCTGAAGGGTTTCTCTCTCTTCACCCAAGCATTTCACATCATTTAAAATATCCCTGTTTTGATCAGTAAGAGCAATGATCTTCTCTTCCAGTTCTCTTACAGTAATCTCTTTTTGGTCAATGGAGCTTGTCATTGCGTTATTGTCCTCCTCAAGACTAACAATTTTAGATTTAAGTTCTTCTAGCTCTAACTGATTAGACGACAATTTTTCTACTTCTTCCTGTAGGCGATTTACAGTTTCAAGAAGAACATCCTTTTCATTGAAAGCAGCCCGGAGTTTCTGTTGCAGTTGACTGACATCAGAAGCTTGCTGTTGTTTCATTGATTCAAACTCCTGGCTGATCTTTCCAGCAGATTCACCTAGCTCAGCTTGTAGAGTTTCCATTGTTTCTCTCAGGCTGTTGTAACTGGACAcagcttcttctttctcctgagTTAGCTTTTCAAGTTGTTCTCTAAGTTCCTGCATTTCAAAAATTAATGCCATCTGTTCTTTTTCAGAACCAGATAACAAAGTTTCGTTTAGTTCAGAAATTTCTCTCTTGTGTTGATCTCTCAGAGTCTGAATCTCTAATTTGTACTCTTTTGCAGCAGTTTCATAGTGCTGTCCTGCTCCTTGAAGCTCCAGTTTTAGTTTTTCAATTACACAACAGTAATCTTCTTTAGTAAGCTGCAATTCATTTATCTTAAACTCCAAGTCTTCCCGCTCATGAAAGTACTCATCCTTCATACGATGGATTTCTTCTTCCAGTTTTACCTTGACATTGCTCATGTAAGTTAACTCATCTTTTAATATACTATGTTGAGACTGGAGCTCTTCTAAACTATGTTCCAGGTACCTAACCTTTTCTTCCATTCTTGCTTCTACACAAGGTTCTTCTTGTGTATCTGCAACATCTATCTTGttttctaaatttttatttaagacTTCTCTCAGCTGCTCCAAGTCATATTCACGCTGGTCAGTATGAGCATGCATTTCATCCTTGGCATTTTTCTCTGCCAAATTGTGCTGTAACTGATTTAtttgattttgcttttctttgttttctttagatGATATTTCAATCCGATGCATCAATTCTGACACCTCTTCCTGATGggcactttttaattttttaagctCTTCATTcagattttttatttcattatggTAACACTGAGAGTTGCTTTTAATAGTTTCTTGCAGAGTTGTCACTTCTTTGTTTTTGTCTTCATTCACAGTTTCCAACTGCTTGTTCAGACACAGAATTTGCTCCTCATAAGTAGATTTAATTCTTTGGACATCATCTTGTAAtcttttaacttctttttgACTATCACTGTGACATTCAACCTGTTCCACCAGCTCAATTTGTTTCTTCACTTGTTCATCTAATTCCAACTTCAGCTTTTTTAAATCCTCATTGTGCTTGCATTGTGCATTTGCTAATTCACTCTTCAgagcttttatttcttccagAGAGTCAATACTTGATTGTTCCAGTTGTTTTTGCAATTCTTCTGTTTTAGCCACTGCAGCCTAAACAAACAAGAACATTATTAAATACTGGTAATTTAGCATACAGAATTTCCAAGTGAACTGTTTACAAAAATGaattagaaaatgttttttaaaaactgttatAGCTTTTAAATATCTAACTGTATTAGGACAAGTAAATTCAGAAGACACTGCACAGAGTACAAGAACATTTCcaaaatgagaaaggaaaactaaaTCCTAAATCATGTTTACCAGCATAATTTCACAAAACGGTCATGACAGACTTCAGCTTTAGCAACTATTCTGATAATGTATTAAAGATCAGATTAGTTTTGTGCAACAAATTCAGGTATCTGGAATATAACAATGTCCATCAATTGCAAGCAATTCAGTCTTCACTTTATTATTAATTGAGATTATTGATATAATATAGGTGCCTTGGCTGACAGGCTCCTTCTTATGAATATCTAAAGGTACATCTCGTATCTCCCATGGAAAGGCAGAGCTGATGGACTGAAGCCTATGTAGGCTTTTAATGTACAGACTGAATTCTTCTCACAGCTGTGGATCTAGACAATGTATGTaagaattttatatttattactATGGACTAGGGGGTACAGAGAAATATGCTTTAATATATAAAGCCTTTagattttttagatttttttaaaagatagaGCAAAGGTAAGTGAAGACAAAGATTAAAATTAGATATACAACAAGCAAAcctagaaaataaatataattctgaaatatttcagtaatGTTCTGTGGCTCATTTCAGTACCTCTGCTTCTTGCtttatttgaatattttcttttttcagagctATGCACTGCTGCTGACTTTCAGCTTTTTCCAGAAGCACAACATCCAGCCTTTCTGTGAGAGCCTAATATTAAATGAGAAAGATCATTGAAAGAAGGGTTTCTCAACAATGGAAACAATGATTTCTGCAAAATGTAGGAACTCACATACTGATTATGACCCTTTTTgtcaaataaacacatcagtctggttttaaaaattgctttcagCCCAAATAAAACTGATATGAAATAAGTAGACTAAAACAATGACTTTGGGTTCTTTTAAAACCTGTACTTGTGATCAGCCAATTTTTATTatcaggtggtggtggtgaagtTCCCTTTCTGTAGAAAAGAAATCTCCATCCAAATTATTCAAAACAATTCTACAGTTGAGAAATTCCTCATCACTACCAATTTTCACTTTTGTATGCTATGACCCTTACCTTGAGAAAGACATATCCCAAAAGTACTTCTTGTGACATGCAACTTGAATTATGTGTTTCTAATCTCATCAAAAGACTGTCAGAACTTTTGTAAATAGCTGAAGTCTTTCTGTAATGGTCattccaaaataaacaaaaactggTCTAGCCAGCCACACAAGGAAAAGTCTTGGTGGGGACattcatagagtcatagaatagtttgggtgggcagggacctttaaaggccatctagtccaactgcccTGTAgcaagcagggacatcttcaactccATCAGGTTGCTGACAGCCCTATTCAACCTGATCTTGACTATTTCCAGGGGTGCGGAATTTAccacctctctgagcaaccttTTCCAATGTTTCACCACCCTCTGTGTAAAAAACCATCTTCCTTACATCTAATCTAATTAGCCAGCTTtttgtttaaaaccattaccccttgttTTATCACAACAGGTCCTGCTGAAAAGTTTGTCCACATCTTACAAGCCCCCTTCAAGCACTGAAGTGCTGTGATAAGTTCTGCCTGGAAAGTGTACTACTCTGTACTATTCCTCACAGAATCAATAGTGTTTGCTGGCAAGTGGAGTAAGGACATGAGGggagaaggaataaaaaaggtTTTAGGAAGTGTCTTGGATTCCTGCAGATTGATTCCATTCAATTTGAATAACAGTTTTCAAGCTATTTACTATTTAGCAAATTATTTCTGTGGATGCATGTAAGCTAACTTTATGTAATACAGTAGAAACCCATTACATATTCCTACCTGAATAATATCATCAGCTCCTGCAGTAGCTGCTTTAGATCTGAGttcttcaatttctttttccagttcttaaaatgtaaagaaatttcACAGTATGAATTGATGCTGCATCACAGTAGCAAATTTCTAGTAAATCCAGCGCCTGACAACACTTTTGTTCAAATCAAAGATGTCTTTTACTTCATCAATTTTTGTTTGTTACTGAGTGATAGACAGGACTAATAGAAAGAGACCAAATATTCAGTACTACTTCTCCAGTCCTGACAATGAGCATGGTTCCCTGAGGAAGcaaaacttccttctttggatAGAGGGACAACAGATAGAAATTCTTTTGATGATCATCTTACCTTCTATTTCATGGTCAATTTAAACCAGAGGAAAGATACTCAGTTTCTACTGGTTCTCTAAAAATAGGCAGCAAGCAGAAGAACAAGATCTTATGAATAACCACACTGAGGAAAAGCCTGGTATAGCCCATCCCTATATCCTTATTGTTTCACTGGGCAGCTACCAGCAGCCAGCATAATTGTCATTTCAAACAAGGGGAAGTGACACCAGTCCAAGTAGTGGGCCACTGGAGGAAAAGGGACAGCAGAGAGAAGGACAGCATGTGAGAGCACAGATTTACACATAGTTTTTGCTGTTAAGCATAAAATTTTGTTTGGTATATTTTACAATTTCTTGTTAAAGCAACAATGTTCAAATATAAAGTAGCAAACTATCTTAAAGAAGCCACTGTACTCTACAACAGTactatttatgaaaaaaaaatcagacattcTTCTTCCCATCTGCTGCCTGAAAAGCAACCTGCACCAAAATGGGGAACAATGACAAATCCCACTAAAACTTTTACACAAGCTACACTGTTCCATCATGTCATACTGtcagaccaaaaaaaaatacCTGGCAAAAGCAAtacttcttttcctctctgtctTAATCAAATTACTTCAGTCCTTATCCTCCCACCATAAACAGCAAAattgaacaaaaataaaacctagGATTTTTGCCTAGAATTTAGATCTACCTATCAAAACCACACAGTGATATTTGAAAAGGTCAGGTAGTGTCAAGCATTCAGCCAGAAATTGTTCTTTCCAGAAAGATACCTGCACATCTTGACTTCACTTTCTGTATAAGCATCATTTGCTTTTTTGCAAATTTGATGAGGTCTTCTTTGGGCAATGTGTccagctgtaaaaaaaaaagtatgtatcAGAGAAACCAGTTTCCTTTAACCCGGAGAGAAATAGAAACAAGGCATTTTAGCACCTCACTTCCAAGAAGCTGAATTTTAGGACAAGAAACTTACTATACATCtgcaagaaaaacaacatttcaAAGAAGAATAACAGTCCAAGTTACTGCTGTTTTGTTATCCAATTCTGTTATTTCAAGTACAGTAACAGAAACTACTCCTAATTCTGTACTTTTCTGAAACAATTCTGGAGCAGACAATTAGGCAACATCAGTTAGGAAAACTCATTTGGGAAGGATTGCAATTCAATAATACAATTTgaagaatattttgaaaatagcaTGTTGACCTAACATTGTCATTGTTTAAATTTACTTCCAACATATGCAAAGATGTCTGTGTCCATTATGAAACATGCTGCCAAAACTGCATGCTATTAATTTATCAAATATAAGAGGAAGTGAACataccaaaattattttttttcctcatggttTCCAAAACACTTTATCTTAATGTTTATAAGTTAATTTTTCCTGTCTAGAAGAAACGTTAAAAATATCTTTGTCTTCCTATTAGTCATGGCTCGCAGGCTAAGCTGTAACCCTTGCAACTACTGGTATCCAAATAAATTAGGTTTGTGAGGACTGATTACCTTTGATTTGCCAGGTCCTGGTGTGCCAGAAGATGCCACCATCTCCTGCCCAGCATCTTGAACCTAGAACAAGATTAAGTACAATTTGCAGTAACTAACTTTTCAGTGTAAGACTACCAAAGGAACTAATTGAAAGTCTTCAAACACTGAGACTAACTGAATATAGCAagagaacaagaagaaaattaaaataaaattttaaaacaacaaaTATTGGAGAATTTTGGAAATAATGGAAAAAGATCTACTGTGATTATTAGAACAGCAGAATAGAAAGCTCCCAATGTCCAAACCAGTATGAACTTATGATTCCATTACTGAATTGATATCTAGAACTGACACAGTAttgcaaattaattttatttacaagCCGTTTCAAAAGCATGATTCACTATCTTGTTCTTAAAAGagccattttaaaaataaagacaagaacaaaaaaaaaaaacaaaacttgtAGAGGAGTTGCAGTTAAATCAAACCTTGGGAACATTCGAACCACATAAACTCCtaatctttttttgtttccttcttaaACACTCTGGTTTATCACTACAATTGTTAGCCTATCAAATATATTCCAAAAGACTCAGCAAAGTCAGGACTTATTTGAACAAATTATAAACccactcttctttttttttatacataCTAGTTCCCACTAAGATTGCTGGCCTGACAAACATATCTGAAAAGGCTCTGCAAATTCTGTGTTTCCTATTCCTCACATACACATAAAATGCGTTCTACTGTAAACTTCCACAGATCTAATCTGGGAGACTGTTACTTTACAGTGGTTTATATGGGATATGCTTAACTATCATCAGGAACACAAAGAAACATATACAGCCAGAACGCTGTGGAAAAGGGAACAGACACTTCCAATATATTAGGAATAGCATTTCCAAGCCTTGACCATTACCCTGCTTTTTCCTTCATACTATCTATCATATGTGCATAGGTATAAAAGTGGAGACGTGTATATAGAAATCTTAGTACTTTTATATATCTagatgtttgtgtgtgtgtgtgtatgtatgtatacacacataccttcacttttattttgctaCTCTCTTCATTCTgccaaagaaaccaaaaccctTATAGTAGAAACTAAGGAAGAACCAAACTAGAGCTAAACACTAAGAGAATGGACAATCACTAATAATTTAGAGAGAACAGGCGATACAGATAATAAAAAGCATCACCTTTAGAAACATGAGTTCAAGTACTGAAAAAGGCAGTTATAGCTATCTATGTAACACCTGGGCtaagtgtttggggttttttttaagatggcAAAAGCAAACTTATTAGAAAATAATGTGCTGGTAcagcattaggaaaaaaaagctataaAGGTAAACTTTCAGATTTTCTTAGCATGTAAAACTTTGTCAACATTTACACTCCTAATATTTTAGCACTTGGACAGCATAATGAATTACAACAAGCTGCATGTACTGTTCAGAAAATGACAGCTCACCACTCTTCATACTACAGTAAGGTCAGATGAATTTTCTTCTCACAAGACTTTTAACTCTTTTAAGCTAATACACAGAGAGGCAGAACCACATACCATGTGAAACAATGCATCCAGTTTTGCTGTTCTGGTAACAGAAACCAGAAGCAGCTCATGTAGAGGGCTTCACCCACTTGagttagaagaaaaatgaggaagatgagctACCAAAACACCCTGAATTTTTATTGGTTAGCTGCATCCAAGCTTGCGAGCCCGCAGCTACTAAGTATGCTTTTAAGCCCAACACAATCCCGCATGGTTTCTAGTCCACCGTTCTGAAATCAGGATGCTTCCATAGTATActgatatacatatatatatatatacacacacacacaatcttttttttggttttgtttcaagCCTACTTTACCCCCTACACTAAGGGGTTTCCATAACACACTTCGAGATGACCGATGTATTTTAACTGCTATCTATCCCTTACTTTTGCAGTAGCCTAACATACTCTTAGAAAGCCTAACCAATGCATAAATGCAATACAGCAGCCTTTGCTGTGAACTGTGGCAGTAATGGCCATCACGAACAGCAATTTTCTGAGCAGTGTGCAACTATTAGACATCACCAACTCTAAGTGTACCAAGTCCCATCCAAACGCATTTTGAATCGTGATCGCTTCAACAACCAGTGGCACTGAACCTCTACCAGAATGTGTCACGTGAGCAG
Encoded here:
- the GCC2 gene encoding GRIP and coiled-coil domain-containing protein 2 — protein: MTEAEAGRGGCSGAGSGCGAAISPPLQPTGPAMEVQDAGQEMVASSGTPGPGKSKLDTLPKEDLIKFAKKQMMLIQKVKSRCAELEKEIEELRSKAATAGADDIIQALTERLDVVLLEKAESQQQCIALKKENIQIKQEAEAAVAKTEELQKQLEQSSIDSLEEIKALKSELANAQCKHNEDLKKLKLELDEQVKKQIELVEQVECHSDSQKEVKRLQDDVQRIKSTYEEQILCLNKQLETVNEDKNKEVTTLQETIKSNSQCYHNEIKNLNEELKKLKSAHQEEVSELMHRIEISSKENKEKQNQINQLQHNLAEKNAKDEMHAHTDQREYDLEQLREVLNKNLENKIDVADTQEEPCVEARMEEKVRYLEHSLEELQSQHSILKDELTYMSNVKVKLEEEIHRMKDEYFHEREDLEFKINELQLTKEDYCCVIEKLKLELQGAGQHYETAAKEYKLEIQTLRDQHKREISELNETLLSGSEKEQMALIFEMQELREQLEKLTQEKEEAVSSYNSLRETMETLQAELGESAGKISQEFESMKQQQASDVSQLQQKLRAAFNEKDVLLETVNRLQEEVEKLSSNQLELEELKSKIVSLEEDNNAMTSSIDQKEITVRELEEKIIALTDQNRDILNDVKCLGEERETLQERCKQEQVKIQELQQEVDVANQYNNDLKEKVEELTEKLNEALTSKGENVQMLEQLEKQIECLVRDKEQLSSEVYTLREENKKLIQEKGELSEELGKTTSEKDGCLVLKEQSENLEKKLQMMTAEKDHIATLLENEQVHTSHVRTQLYHLLEQVGFSISDSNEEYDSLNLIKIANECLSKIKEEQCLALQKEEEVVHLQQEVERLEEENAAQHREHRSLIQDFEKEKNLLREELEGALSEKEALQHDIQELRNVSEKTRIENQDLLANIEEISQKLALYENQIQEQQKGSEKQDDLNFILEQKETELRNVKDELSSLKNVMETMTEKTDQQSSVAELQEKIGMLEKESAEKGEKLNKIKVVAVKAKKELDASRKEMQTLKEELELVRSEKDQLSASMKDVIQGAESYKNLLMEYDKQGEQLDSEKGRANNLEHQVDDLTRQLQVSSEQHDQLRSANEDLLARVETLQNNTKLLETQILEIQRAKAKADKELEAEKLLKEQKTKEHSGALREMEELQMQLQKEKKHLQKTMQELELARKDAQKSTLMDMEIADYERLVKELNQKITDKDSRIEDLEQETGIQKQKQETLQEEIKSLQSTMQQDEERNAKIKQLLVKTKKELADSKQAENDHLMLQASLKGELEASQQQVEAYKIQVAVLTSEKHKVQEQLRTSSEQHQRMMSTCQQKIATLQEECRAAQAEQASVASEFESYKVRVHNVLKQQKNKSAARTESEGAKQEREQLEMVIDQLKVKLQDAQHNSQMNASELQALQSEHDTLLERHNKILQETVAKEAELREKLCTIQSENMFIKAEHAQALSQLTAQNEALRNNFRDQVRNLQEEHRKTVETLQQQLSRVEAQLFQLKSEPSTRGPGVSNPATKNLRERRNADLPVLDVHTVAREEGEGMETTDTESVSSASTYVQSLEQLLNSSEAKPEPSQWQADLTKDELIQKLNTTTKSADHLNELLRESEATNAILMEQIKLLKNEIRRLERNQEREKSVANLEYLKNVLLQFIFLKSGSEKERLLPVIDTMLQLSPEEKGKLVAIAQGEEESTSRPSGWASYLHSWSGLR